The genomic region TTTTGtattacaaattattttaaataaaatactttttaaatttaattttaatttacacatatttaatttaattctacaaaataTAGTAATTTTTAATATTGATTATATATTATCATTAATTTATCGCTCCACGCATCGCGCGAATCTCATTCTAgttacaaataaattttattaatcatgaaatATTAGAATGTCCATATAATAAGTAGATGTTATTATGTTAAACTTGAACATCGTTAAAGATATTTTTGAcaattcatttaaaaaaatatatgagaCGAAAGTATAGTTGTAAGAGTAATGTTACTTAATATGTTTAAGTAGACCAAATAGCATATACtttgaatatttataatttaaaattattattattataattttcatATAGATGTTAATTGTATATAATTGTNNNNNNNNNNNNNNNNNNNNNNNNNNNNNNNNNNNNNNNNNNNNNNNNNNNNNNNNNNNNNNNNNNNNNNNNNNNNNNNNNNNNNNNNNNNNNNNNNNNNNNNNNNNNNNNNNNNNNNNNNNNNNNNNNNNNNNNNNNNNNNNNNNNNNNNNNNNNNNNNNNNNNNNNNNNNNNNNNNNNNNNNNNNNNNNNNNNNNNNNNNNNNNNNNNNNNNNNNNNNNNNNNNNNNNNNNNNNNNNNNNNNNNNNNNNNNNNNNNNNNNNNNNNNNNNNNNNNNNNNNNNNNNNNNNNNNNNNNNNNNNNNNNNNNNNNNNNNNNNNNNNNNNNNNNNNNNNNNNNNNNNNNNNNNNNNNNNNNNNNNNNNNNNNNNNNNNNNNNNNNNNNNNNNNNNNNNNNNNNNNNNNNNNNNNNNNNNNNNNNNNNNNNNNNNNNNNNNNNNNNNNNNNNNNNNNNNNNNNNNNNNNNNNNNNNNNNNNNNNNNNNNNNNNNNNNNNNNNNNNNNNNNNNNNNNNNNNNNNNNNNNNNNNNNNNNNNNNNNNNNNNNNNNNNNNNNNNNNNNNNNNNNNNNNNNNNNNNNNNNNNNNNNNNNNNNNNNNNNNNNNNNNNNNNNNNNNNNNNNNNNNNNNNNNNNNNNNNNNNNNNNNNNNNNNNNNNNNNNNNNNNNNNNNNNNNNNNNNNNNNNNNNNNNNNNNNNNNNNNNNNNNNNNNNNNNNNNNNNNNNNNNNNNNNNNNNNNNNNNNNNNNNNNNNNNNNNNNNNNNNNNNNNNNNNNNNNNNNNNNNNNNNNNNNNNNNNNNNNNNNNNNNNNNNNNNNNNNNNNNNNNNNNNNNNNNNNNNNNNNNNNNNNNNNNNNNNNNNNNNNNNNNNNNNNNNNNNNNNNNNNNNNNNNNNNNNNNNNNNNNNNNNNNNNNNNNNNNNNNNNNNNNNNNNNNNNNNNNNNNNNNNNNNNNNNNNNNNNNNNNNNNNNNNNNNNNNNNNNNNNNNNNNNNNNNNNNNNNNNNNNNNNNNNNNNNNNNNNNNNNNNNNNNNNNNNNNNNNNNNNNNNNNNNNNNNNNNNNNNNNNNNNNNNNNNNNNNNNNNNNNNNNNNNNNNNNNNNNNNNNNNNNNNNNNNNNNNNNNNNNNNNNNNNNNNNNNNNNNNNNNNNNNNNNNNNNNNNNNNNNNNNNNNNNNNNNNNNNNNNNNNNNNNNNNNNNNNNNNNNNNNNNNNNNNNNNNNNNNNNNNNNNNNNNNNNNNNNNNNNNNNNNNNNNNNNNNNNNNNNNNNNNNNNNNNNNNNNNNNNNNNNNNNNNNNNNNNNNNNNNNNNNNNNNNNNagaattttattattttttatattataaaattgtAATCTATACAAAATTATTGACATAACATAATTACACAAAACAATATACTACAAACTCATTCTATGATAAGCTTGCATAATCTTTTATATGATATAAATAAATAGATGATACTTATCTGTTTAGAGTGACACTAATATCTCAACCATCAATCTTGGGAATATTCAAGACATATCCAGGTCATATTTTTTTCTGTCTACAATAATTATttctaaaacaaaagaaaaaaaaatgcagctACATTAAGGCAATGACACACATTCAATCTGCTTCAAAAATAATGTTTATCATCATACAACATAATAACTAATAaactaacaacaacaataatattcAGTACATAGGTTGATTTGGCAACAACTTCATCATACATAATCTCTTCTACACTGAGAAGATGCTCATCTAAATACATCAAGAAGATGAAATTGCTAAACTTCACCAGAAAAGCAGCTTCTATTCATGATTTCTATTGATCCAAGTTTACATATTCTTTTTTGCTATTGCTATCAATTCTGTTTTCAGAATCTTTGACCTTCTCTGCTCAATCTTCAATGTATCTCCTGCAGGACTCAGAGGTTACACATACACAAAGTAAAAAGATTTCAAGACCAAGTGTTTGTCATCACAAAAACCAAACACACTTATCATTCTACaaactttgttttctttttattttctatacCCTTTTGTGAGAATGCATAATAACCCTGTATATTTGTAGCTATCCTCTTCAATTCAGTCCAAAAAGATCAAATATTCTATGATGATGCTTTTTCTTGAATCATTTGGCATACTACAACTGCAACTGCAAGCTGAGAGCTTCCCCCaaataaatgaaagaaaagaatgcATATTTTCCAGTTGGCATACTAGTTTAACTAGTTAATGTTGTCTAAAGAAAGAGAGAATTTTTTTCACTTGAAGGAAATGGAAATTTATGCATGCGTGAATTTACATGTGGTAGCAAGACAAACATGAAGGTTAGATAATTACTTGCTCATAAATCTCTCTTCAGAAAATTCATCGGCCGTCAACTTGAATGGTGtgtatgtttaaaaaaaaaaggaaatgacAAACATGAGAGATTAGAAAATTACCTACTCAGAATCTGTGTCGGAAAGGTTTTTGACTTGAATGGTGGGGATGTGGGAAATCTTGGGCCAGATTAGTTGATGCTTGTTCTTGCAGTGTtctcccagcaaaggacactttTGAATTCTCAGTAGCAAGAGAGAGGGAGGCAGCTTTTCTCCTTGCATATTCTCTATCTTTGGACACCAATCTATGTGTAGTTGTTGAAGGGAGGTGAGGTGGAGAAGCTCGTTGCACTCCAATGTCTCCAGATTATCAAAGTATTCAATATAAAGAGTGGTAAGGGAGGGAAGGTGAGGCAACGAACCCACCTCTGGGTATGACTTTATGTTGTCGCAGTAATAACCTGAAATGGTAAGATGAGTGAGGGCGTGCAAGTTGGCCACCCATGACAGATCCCTCATTTGTTGTTCGCAAATTCCCACCTCAAGTGATCTCAAGTTAGGCGGCAAACCACCCTCTGGCAACCTGCAAAGGTTTGGGCAACCATTTATCTCGAGGGACTGTAAACTTGGGAGTAGACTCTTCATGTCACGTGGTAATGCCTCCAACTTTGAGCACCTGCTAACATTGAGATGAGTCAAGTTGGGTGCAGCCAGTCCTCCTGCAAATGACACTAATTTTTGGCAGAGAGTAATGGAGAGACGTTGAAGAGCAGCGTGTGGTGCCTCTGACATTGACACTGATTCCAGATTCCTACACCCTTCTATCTTGAGATTCTTGAGATTGGGAAAGACGTCCAACGACAAGGAGGTCAGTGAATCACAGCTGTGTTGTATTTGTAGCTCTACCAAATCATACTTGTGCTGCTGTAGCTGCGGGAATTCTAGTTTTCTACACCCTGAGATGTGTATTTCTTGGAGGCAACGTAGATGGTTCATGCTGATCATTGCCTTCAATGCAGACTCCCTCACAGATTCACTTCCCCCAATTCTTAAAGTATCCCCATCAAGAAACATGTCCTCGGTGTGCCGTTCTATAAAATGGTCGTCTATAAGTAGTTTGCGAACTTTGGAAACATCCGACAAAGAAGAAACTATTCTGAAGAATACCTGATTACGCATCTCTTCCTTCAACATTGGGCATCTTCTTATTTGAAGCTTCCTAAGTTGAGGAAAAGTTTCCGACTCAGCTACGTGCCACACCTCCCAACATGCCATGTTATAAAATATCAAAGTCTTCAATGAGGGAAACGGTGCAATATGCGAAGAATGATGATCTCCTTCATTCTTGTAAAACTCCTCGCCAATACTCCTCAGCTGATGGAAACCTTCAATGCGCAGGGACTTGAGAGATGGCAGCTGTCCAAGTGAAGGCAGCATGCAGCAATTCTTGCAAGACTTTAGAGATATACGTGTCATATATTCGTAGGAACAGTTCCCCAACCAATCTGGAAATATTGTACCCTTGTATCCCCATATTCTCAACTCTTTCAACCCATTCTGCGGTTGCAAGTTGTCGAGCATGTCTCTTTCTTGTTGTGTACTTGAAACCAAATCATCACCTGAAGACCATTGCAAACATAATTCATCAATGTGCTTCATATCCATTATCTTTGCCCTCTTTGCTTCATTCACATCAACAATATTCTCCAACTTCTTAATCTCAACGGATCCATGAAGATTTTCCAGCCCTCCTAACTCCTGGATTCCGTTGTCTTTGTGCTTGCCAACGACAAAGTAACTTAAAATGTGCAACTGATTCAATTTGCTCATTTTTCTGGGCATTTCTTCCAAAGAGATTTTTCTAATATCAAGATGCCGCAAATTCACAAGATTATGCAAACCACTAGGCAGCGTAGTTAGCTTAGAACAATGATTCAACTTCAATGTTTGCAAATTACACAAGTTGCACAAAGACTCTGGCAATGTCTTGGTATAAGTCCAAGAGAGATCCAAGTAGCGCAGATGGATCAATTCTCCTATTAAATTAAGCACCTCATCAAGTTTTGTAAGGGATAAAACTCTCAAGTATTTACACTTTGATAATATCTCACATGTTGCCGCTTCAATGTTGCAGTTGGGAGATGAGAAACCGCCATACAATAATAATGTTCTCAAAGATTCTACTTTAGAAATAGAATTATAAAGTTTTGAGCTACAATGACTTAAATCTACAGCAAGGAATATTGCTAAATCATGCAACAGATCATGCATCACAAAATAATCACCAAAGTCTTTACTCTTCGTGAAAAATAATCTGGAAGTAAGTTCATCAAAACACTCACAACCAACTTCTTCTAAACTCTCTCCTCTCTTTGGTGGTGGTAAAAGATCTTCTGCCATCCACAAAAGGATTAATTCATCTTTCTCAAATTTATAATCCTTGGGAAATAAAGCACAATAAACAAAACAACGCTTTAAATATGGAGAAAGATGGAAGTAACTTATCAGTAATGCTGGAATAATCTTACTCTTCTCCACCGAAAATTCCCAAATATCACTCATTAGTATCTTGTTCCATTCCTCAACATCATGCTTTGTACGTAACAAGCGACCAAGTGTTTCTGCAGCTAATGGCAAGCCATCACATTTCTTGACAATCTTTCTGCCTATTTCTTCAAGTGCTGCTCTCCCATTTGATTCTGGAAAAGAAGCATTTTCTGCAAACACTGACCAACAATAGTCCTCCGACAACTTCTTGAGAAAATAAGGGCGACAATTTTGAACTGCGGAAGCAACATTTTCCTCCCGAGTAGTCAGAAGAACAATACTTCCCTTATTCCCATTTTGTTGGAAAGGGGTCATAAAATTACTCCATTTGTCACCATCATCACTCCAAACATCATCCAGAACAATAAGGAACTTCTTATTCGACAATTCTTCTTTCAAAGCACTGTGAAGTGAATTGAAATGCTCAAGACCCTGAGCATCTGGAGAGATCTCCTTTATAACATTCCTTGTAGTCTCAACAACTTCAAACTTCTCCGAAACGCAAACCCATGCTTTCAGATCAAATCCCTTCATGAACTCCTCCTGATTGTTGTACAGCCATTGGGCTAAAGTTGTTTTACCAACCCCACCTATGCCAACAATAGCGATCACAGACAGGTGATGCTCACTGTTGTCAATCAGCATCTGGACTAAGGCCTTCTGGTCATCCTCCCTGCCATACACACTCCCTCTTACAAGAGAACTGGTCGGAGTCCTCCATGATGAGCTACCAGTGGGAATCTTTTCAAGACCAAGGAAATCTTTTTGTTTTCCAAGATCCTCTATTCTTCTAACCATCCCTTCCATCTTGTCTACCATTTCATCCCTATCTCGGTTGATGAAGAAGCTAAGGGACCAGGAAGAAGTTGCATTCTTTTGAGTGGTGGCTTTGAGGAGGACCGCATCCAGCAAGTCGTCAGCACAGTAAACAGCATCCCGGAGACTATCGAGCCACTTCCTCACAGATGGATTACCAAACTGCTTCAGCTCAGCATCAGCAACAAGAGCTTCAGCACCCAACAGAGCAGTCTTCAGCCTTTCAACCAAGTCAGGGCCAAGCTTCTTTCCCAGGACCAAGTTGACCGCATCTTTTGTAAGGAGCCTGTCAAAGAGAACGTTAATGAAGCCAGAGAGGAAAGCTCCACCAACAAGTGCACCAGCCATGATATGATCTCAACAACAACAGAAAAGTGAATGGATTTGCAGAGAAAGGTAAGAGAACAATGGTTGCAGGGTGTAGTGAACTCAAtagaggggttttcttcaaagaAGTTGTCCTACATGATTTCACGTGGTATCGGTTTCCAAGGTAACTATAAAAAATTCGGTATCAGTGGAGTGCTTAGCTGGCTCTGCACTAACTCcatttcttaattcttgtttgaaAGAAGCAACACATTGTTAAATAGCAAAAATATTAGTGGTGTGGTTTCACTATGATCAACGGACACTAGTCTCTGTGGAAAGAAATTATATAAAACCAAGGAGCATGAAGCTGCACATGGATCATGGTATTATGGTAATAATATAAGGTTATAATTTGTTGGCAATAGACATTGACTTTCACGCCTACACGTGTTGATAACTAGCTTATCCATGgtaataatttttgtatttttattagtcTTCTTATGtagtgtttgttttattttttttatttttgctttctaAATCATTAAGACTAGGTGTGAAGTTTAAGAAATCACATGATATTCAAAGCAGTGCTGGTAAGCTTGACAATCCACCAGAATCCACAAGCATGGTAGCCAGTAGCCACCTTCGTATCTTCATGTAGaaacaagaaaaggaagaaataaATAAGCCATCAATCACTGATAATCGTTTACAAAGATGTTTTTACATTGTAGGCTTTGCAGTTTGTAGTTCTCATAATTTCTTGTCAGAAGgactattaacaaaaaaatattcatGTTAGTCTATTCGTCAATAATAAATAACTTCTACTTTATCATGTATAATATTATCTTGtttattagttaataaattttCCCCATACCACTGAATTGATTATGTTCTCACTTGTCAAAAGTTCTGCAATGTTATATATTTTCGAGTTCGGATTCCTTacttttttctgtttttaattacttatgttgctatCTGCTAAGAATATCTGGTCTTGTTATGTCTTTCTCTTACAAGTTAGGAGTATCAACTAAGCAACTAAATAGTTATTATGCTCAGTTCcactttctttacaatttctgATAACAAACACATACCTTCTAAGAAATACCATaatgtctattttttttttatgaagagTTGGAAGTTAAAATAATTTCTCTTTGAAAGATGCTCCAAGATAAATTATAGAAGAGATGCAAATGTAAAGCTTTTGACATATTAAATGTGTAAAAATTATTTGGTCCTCCATAATGCAAAATTTGTTAATCCATTCCTTATTATTTATTCACTAAAGGACTTCATTAGCTTACTGATATTCCAACTTAGAAAGCAATTGATAGTATTGAGAAGGGGATTGAATCAAATACCATTAAAAAACTTTCTTGCTCAATAAAATCATAATTGCCAGTCTCTTTAAAGTTTAAACTATATCACAAATGACTCTGCAATATGAATATAGTTAAGTATCTTAAGTATGCAgcagaatttattaatgcaagatgATCAAAATATGCAAAGAGAGAGTTAGAAAAAAGAGGCACAACAAATTTATACTGGTTGAACTCCAACAATGAGTCTACATCCAATCCACAACCAAAGAGAGATGTTTCACTATATCAATGTTTATTACAAACAATTTCTCACAGAAACACAAACTTCTTAAACAGCACAACCTAAGAACAACTGAACAAGTCTCTTTATCTAGCCTAGGATAACTCACTCTCTGTTTAAAAGAATCGCAGAAAGAGAATGATAAACAAAGTGACACAAGTGAAAATGAGAAAAACTTTGCAGTTGTATCGAGACAAGactaaatgatgaagaatttgatTCTAATTTGCTTGCTGGTCTGCTTTTCCCTTTTTGTAGAGAGTTTTCCTATATACTGAAAAGGATGaattgacaaaaataatataatgtCAAAAATAATGTTTGCCATCATACaacatctatctatctatctatctatctatctatctatctatctatctatctatctatctatctattcttaatatataaaagtaggtacATAGGTTTACCCACAttacttctaagttatttctcttcttctactaacgccATGTCAGCACTATCGCTTACTTGGCAAATTTTTAGAATCCACCACTCAAATCTTGCCAAATCaacttttaatttcaaataaaaaaaaatacaaaaaacaaaACCAACAACTtcactttttccaaatcaatccttatttctaaaacaacaaaaacacaaattaacatttacccaaaaaaaaaaagctctGCAAACCAAAGAGCTTATTACCTTTCTCATACTTCTCCAAATCCTCTTCCTCTTGGCACCTCTTCCCTTCCAAGATCCTATTTCCTCCATCCACTTTCGGTCCCATGAGCTATTGTTTTTTCCTCAAAACAAATTGTCCATCGCGAAGTCCATCCCCGGCGGAGCCGCATTGCATAAATTGCAGAAACCAGGGCAAACTCCATTCCTCCTGTTGCGGTTTTCCTGCCAGAGCTCGATTCTGGGTCTCAGACCAACGTcactgatggtttcagtggctaagagaaggagggttgaatcttagcccccttttttatGTTGCTGACACTTGCTGAATACAGAGGAGGCTTTTCTGTTTTTGCTCGTCACTGGACACGAGCAACtttgttttgtctcgtcccttgccacgagacttttctttttgtctcgtcacttggcacgagataatattagtttttgctcctgtgcagtagaaatagAAATGTAGGAGAGAAGAGttgaagattacacccagatatatcctggttcagctgctaagtgcagtgcagcctacatccagtctccatcacaaacatgatggaatttcactataatcaatctgattacaacttgtaaagtgctaacccaacttacaaggggattcccacagaatcatgaaacacaacatagatgaacaaaggaactctaagacatctatatCATGTAATAAATGATAGTTGAGTGTAATTTGAAATCCAACACATGTTTGAATTTTGGATTTGTTGAAAACAATTTGGGTTCCCTCTTTTTCGGGTAATGCATGAGGAATTAGCATTGCATATAATTGGGCTTAGTTGCATCAAATATTAAATCTGACCCATTTGGTTAACATTTGCTTTCTTGATGAAAATTGTTTCGGATCAAGCATAAGAGGTTCTCATCAAAAATTAACCATGGGCTTGGTTGTAAGCAACATCAAACTTGGCCCAACAATATAAAATTTCAGCCACTTAGTATATAATCATGCAACAAGGCTGGTTTTTGGGCTTAAGCCAGAAactgcttccattctagctaccggagcaaaagactcatcaaaatctataccctcttcttgatcgtaaccttgggccactaatctagccttgttacgaacaacttgtccatcctcaccaagtttatttttaaagacccacttagtacccgttaccttcaTACCATCCGAATAGGGTActaatgtccaaacctcattcttgtcaaattgagctagctcctcttgcatggctttgacccatgatggatcttca from Arachis ipaensis cultivar K30076 chromosome B02, Araip1.1, whole genome shotgun sequence harbors:
- the LOC107621926 gene encoding putative disease resistance protein At3g14460 gives rise to the protein MAGALVGGAFLSGFINVLFDRLLTKDAVNLVLGKKLGPDLVERLKTALLGAEALVADAELKQFGNPSVRKWLDSLRDAVYCADDLLDAVLLKATTQKNATSSWSLSFFINRDRDEMVDKMEGMVRRIEDLGKQKDFLGLEKIPTGSSSWRTPTSSLVRGSVYGREDDQKALVQMLIDNSEHHLSVIAIVGIGGVGKTTLAQWLYNNQEEFMKGFDLKAWVCVSEKFEVVETTRNVIKEISPDAQGLEHFNSLHSALKEELSNKKFLIVLDDVWSDDGDKWSNFMTPFQQNGNKGSIVLLTTREENVASAVQNCRPYFLKKLSEDYCWSVFAENASFPESNGRAALEEIGRKIVKKCDGLPLAAETLGRLLRTKHDVEEWNKILMSDIWEFSVEKSKIIPALLISYFHLSPYLKRCFVYCALFPKDYKFEKDELILLWMAEDLLPPPKRGESLEEVGCECFDELTSRLFFTKSKDFGDYFVMHDLLHDLAIFLAVDLSHCSSKLYNSISKVESLRTLLLYGGFSSPNCNIEAATCEILSKCKYLRVLSLTKLDEVLNLIGELIHLRYLDLSWTYTKTLPESLCNLCNLQTLKLNHCSKLTTLPSGLHNLVNLRHLDIRKISLEEMPRKMSKLNQLHILSYFVVGKHKDNGIQELGGLENLHGSVEIKKLENIVDVNEAKRAKIMDMKHIDELCLQWSSGDDLVSSTQQERDMLDNLQPQNGLKELRIWGYKGTIFPDWLGNCSYEYMTRISLKSCKNCCMLPSLGQLPSLKSLRIEGFHQLRSIGEEFYKNEGDHHSSHIAPFPSLKTLIFYNMACWEVWHVAESETFPQLRKLQIRRCPMLKEEMRNQVFFRIVSSLSDVSKVRKLLIDDHFIERHTEDMFLDGDTLRIGGSESVRESALKAMISMNHLRCLQEIHISGCRKLEFPQLQQHKYDLVELQIQHSCDSLTSLSLDVFPNLKNLKIEGCRNLESVSMSEAPHAALQRLSITLCQKLVSFAGGLAAPNLTHLNVSRCSKLEALPRDMKSLLPSLQSLEINGCPNLCRLPEGGLPPNLRSLEVGICEQQMRDLSWVANLHALTHLTISGYYCDNIKSYPEVGSLPHLPSLTTLYIEYFDNLETLECNELLHLTSLQQLHIDWCPKIENMQGEKLPPSLLLLRIQKCPLLGEHCKNKHQLIWPKISHIPTIQVKNLSDTDSE